TTGGGGGTCATTTCGGCCTTCACGATGTAGTCGTCGGCCGCCATTTTGTATACTCGCGTGGCCGTCTCGGTGTCGCCCATGTTGGTAAGCACCACCACTTTGGCGTTGCGGCCGTTGGGTTGGCTGCGCAGCTTGGAGAGCATGTCGAGGCCGTTCATGTTTGGCATCATCAGGTCCAGCAGCACGATATCAGGCTCAAATGAATCGATCAGCTCCAGCCCGCTCGCGCCGTCCGGCGCCGTGGCTACATCGTAGCCTTCAGTCTCAAATTTGGTCCGATACATCTGCACAATCGCCATGTCATCTTCGATGATGGCGACTTTGACTTTTGTAGTACTCATGGCCTTAGTGTACCGCGTGGGTTATCCGGAACGCAATCCCCGCACAATCCCTCTAGGAAGCCAAAAGCAATTCCGCGAAGTCCTTGGCAGGCTCGTGGACGCAGGTGCAGGCCAAAATCTGATCGCGCGTCAGCCACTGCGCATCATAGCGCTCCTCTAGCTCGTATTTCGACAGCGCGTCCTCGTCGGCCTCCAAAATCAGCGCCGTCACGCCGGCACCGGTCTCATCG
This portion of the Candidatus Saccharimonadia bacterium genome encodes:
- a CDS encoding response regulator translates to MSTTKVKVAIIEDDMAIVQMYRTKFETEGYDVATAPDGASGLELIDSFEPDIVLLDLMMPNMNGLDMLSKLRSQPNGRNAKVVVLTNMGDTETATRVYKMAADDYIVKAEMTPKQVAERVKTLLAKGGVSAAGPAGA